In Caldisphaera lagunensis DSM 15908, a single genomic region encodes these proteins:
- a CDS encoding thiolase domain-containing protein, whose amino-acid sequence MSRVAIVGAGWYGFKPTTIDVSFQDMMFESSSRAYASANIDPRYDIDAFVDCQEDMWEGIAIADEFAPEPIGGALRPTFTVAGDGLEGIAHAYMLIKTGHFNVVSVESHGKPSEIKTLQDIYRFALDPLHVRPLDTGNPLFYAGLDAVAYMKRTNTKREHLAMVAVKNKNNGLRNERASFSTKIDLDNVLSSSYSIYPLSNYEIAPFSDASITFVLASEEYAKKFTDTPVYIEGIGYSTETGTGATEWHEWGKMRSIREAALMAYKLANLNGNPQVDFAEVEDRFSYMELLSLEESLIVKEGEAHELLENGEFNFNGSLPVNPSGGSLSMGVQLEATGLSRLLESYLQLTGKAGSHQLKNVRRSLVVSWRGVPTYTSMVALLSV is encoded by the coding sequence ATGTCCCGTGTAGCTATAGTTGGAGCGGGTTGGTATGGTTTTAAACCAACAACAATTGATGTATCATTTCAAGACATGATGTTTGAATCCTCTTCAAGAGCATATGCAAGCGCTAACATAGATCCTAGATATGATATTGATGCATTTGTTGATTGCCAAGAAGATATGTGGGAAGGTATAGCTATAGCTGATGAATTTGCTCCAGAACCAATAGGAGGAGCATTAAGGCCCACATTCACAGTTGCTGGTGATGGTTTAGAAGGTATTGCACATGCATATATGCTAATAAAAACTGGTCATTTTAATGTAGTTTCTGTAGAATCTCATGGAAAGCCAAGCGAAATAAAAACTTTGCAAGATATATATAGATTTGCATTAGATCCATTGCATGTAAGACCTTTAGATACAGGTAATCCATTATTTTATGCAGGTTTAGATGCTGTTGCTTACATGAAGAGAACTAATACAAAAAGAGAACACTTAGCAATGGTTGCTGTTAAGAATAAAAATAATGGATTAAGAAATGAAAGGGCTTCATTTTCAACAAAGATTGATTTAGATAATGTTTTATCATCTAGTTATAGCATTTATCCACTATCTAATTATGAAATTGCTCCATTTAGTGATGCAAGCATTACATTTGTTTTAGCTAGTGAAGAATATGCTAAAAAGTTTACTGATACCCCTGTTTATATAGAGGGAATAGGCTATTCAACTGAAACAGGTACAGGAGCAACAGAATGGCATGAATGGGGGAAAATGAGATCTATTAGAGAGGCAGCTTTAATGGCATATAAATTAGCTAACTTAAATGGTAATCCTCAAGTAGACTTTGCAGAAGTTGAAGATAGGTTTAGCTATATGGAGCTATTATCATTAGAGGAATCATTGATTGTTAAAGAAGGAGAAGCCCATGAATTACTAGAAAATGGGGAATTTAACTTTAATGGTTCATTACCAGTAAATCCAAGTGGTGGAAGTCTATCAATGGGAGTTCAATTAGAAGCAACTGGCCTTTCAAGATTATTAGAATCATATCTTCAGCTAACAGGTAAAGCAGGTTCTCATCAACTCAAAAATGTTAGGAGATCATTGGTTGTTTCTTGGAGGGGTGTTCCTACATATACGAGTATGGTAGCTCTTCTTTCTGTTTGA
- a CDS encoding thiolase domain-containing protein — protein MRSNIFMKDRVAIVSAGLTKFMRRAQETPRELAWEAAKMALDSAGLTLKDIDCVVIGSAPDTFDGMHFKGEYLADGSGAINKPMTRVYVGGGTGVFVPEAAYWHIASGLCKKVLVVAEEKMSPAHPHPQYVFKYIWDPILERPLGPNLIWIFAMEMRRYMAKCGAKKEDIALVSVKNKRNALDHPAALTAANITVDDVLKSETLVWPVNLLDVSPVTDGAAALVMTSENVAREITDTPVWVEGVGFTLENQHWYNRELAFPRYLNYAARMAYKMAGIERPWKEIDVAEPYDPFDYKELHHIEGLMLARPCEAYKLVREGYFDRDGELPTSPSGGLLGVGNPIAAAGTMKVAELFWQLRYEAGKRQVKKPVHKAVANAWGDLMQAGTVIVLSN, from the coding sequence ATGAGATCGAATATATTCATGAAGGATAGGGTAGCAATTGTAAGTGCTGGATTAACAAAATTTATGAGAAGAGCTCAAGAAACTCCGAGAGAATTAGCTTGGGAAGCAGCAAAAATGGCCTTAGATTCTGCTGGATTAACATTAAAGGATATAGATTGTGTTGTAATAGGATCTGCCCCTGATACATTTGATGGTATGCACTTTAAAGGAGAATATTTAGCTGATGGCTCTGGTGCAATAAATAAACCAATGACTAGAGTTTATGTTGGTGGAGGAACAGGAGTTTTTGTTCCAGAAGCAGCTTATTGGCATATTGCTAGCGGTTTATGCAAAAAAGTATTAGTTGTTGCAGAAGAAAAAATGAGTCCGGCCCATCCACATCCACAATATGTTTTCAAATATATTTGGGATCCAATATTAGAAAGACCATTAGGACCTAATTTAATTTGGATATTTGCTATGGAAATGAGAAGATATATGGCAAAATGTGGTGCTAAGAAAGAAGATATTGCATTAGTTAGTGTTAAAAATAAAAGAAATGCATTAGATCATCCTGCAGCTTTAACTGCAGCAAACATAACTGTTGATGATGTGTTGAAGAGTGAAACGTTGGTTTGGCCTGTTAATTTGTTGGATGTTTCCCCAGTTACTGATGGAGCAGCTGCATTAGTTATGACTTCAGAAAATGTTGCTAGAGAAATTACAGATACCCCAGTATGGGTTGAAGGGGTTGGATTTACTTTAGAAAATCAACATTGGTATAATAGGGAATTAGCATTTCCAAGATATTTAAATTATGCAGCAAGAATGGCATATAAAATGGCAGGTATTGAAAGACCATGGAAGGAAATAGATGTTGCCGAGCCTTATGATCCGTTTGATTACAAAGAATTGCACCATATAGAAGGTTTAATGTTAGCGAGGCCTTGTGAAGCATATAAGTTAGTAAGAGAGGGGTATTTTGATAGGGATGGAGAATTACCTACAAGTCCTAGCGGAGGATTATTAGGTGTTGGAAATCCAATAGCTGCTGCTGGAACTATGAAGGTTGCAGAACTTTTCTGGCAATTAAGGTATGAAGCTGGAAAAAGACAAGTAAAGAAACCTGTTCACAAAGCGGTTGCAAATGCATGGGGTGATTTAATGCAGGCTGGAACTGTTATTGTTTTAAGTAATTAG
- a CDS encoding Zn-ribbon domain-containing OB-fold protein, which produces MSTKINKLPGIKLKENEMYSLIGLVEDMPKAKYDFAAGTTISTFLHGLKEGKILGRKCPKCGRIYVPPRSYCEWCHVATNEWIEVPQTGEIHTAVITYISTKREKIEKPEVVGTIKLDVPGYREGEYEFAGLFHKICIDPQDVISGKAIGMKVKVKWKPKEERTGSILDIECFEPL; this is translated from the coding sequence ATGAGCACAAAGATAAATAAATTACCTGGTATAAAATTAAAAGAAAATGAAATGTATTCTTTAATTGGCTTAGTTGAAGATATGCCAAAAGCTAAATATGACTTTGCTGCTGGTACAACAATATCAACATTTTTACATGGACTAAAAGAAGGTAAAATATTGGGAAGAAAATGCCCTAAATGCGGAAGAATTTATGTACCTCCAAGATCCTATTGCGAATGGTGTCATGTTGCAACAAATGAATGGATTGAGGTACCTCAAACAGGAGAAATCCATACTGCTGTTATAACATATATATCAACTAAAAGAGAAAAAATTGAAAAGCCAGAGGTTGTTGGAACAATAAAGCTTGATGTACCTGGATATAGAGAAGGAGAATATGAGTTTGCAGGGCTATTCCACAAAATATGCATTGATCCTCAAGATGTAATAAGTGGAAAAGCCATTGGAATGAAAGTTAAGGTAAAATGGAAGCCAAAGGAAGAAAGGACTGGAAGTATATTAGATATTGAATGTTTTGAGCCTTTATGA
- a CDS encoding Zn-ribbon domain-containing OB-fold protein, which yields MSYDKKGRLDDLVIFPGEQEVEKYVYTPGIHGYDFAKGLKEGKILGMKCKDGKIYVPPKTFCPDFTQGEIIEIKDEWILVSYTIVYQDMYRNKLDNPKVIGVIKPKNAESGLIHLLNIPLDKLDIGIKVKPVFRPENERKGIINDIMYFELA from the coding sequence ATGAGTTATGATAAAAAAGGAAGGTTAGATGATTTAGTTATATTCCCCGGTGAGCAAGAAGTAGAAAAATACGTATATACCCCAGGAATTCATGGCTATGATTTCGCAAAGGGACTTAAGGAAGGCAAAATATTGGGTATGAAATGCAAAGATGGAAAAATATATGTTCCGCCAAAAACATTTTGCCCTGATTTCACTCAAGGAGAAATAATAGAAATAAAAGACGAATGGATTTTGGTTTCATATACAATAGTATATCAAGACATGTATAGAAATAAATTGGATAATCCTAAAGTTATTGGGGTAATTAAGCCTAAAAATGCTGAGAGCGGATTAATTCACTTACTTAATATACCTTTGGATAAATTAGATATAGGTATAAAGGTGAAACCAGTATTTAGACCAGAAAATGAGAGAAAAGGAATAATAAATGATATAATGTATTTTGAATTAGCATAA
- a CDS encoding long-chain-fatty-acid--CoA ligase, translating into MIKGFPSTMNDDYQLNLWKIMDYAAKVHYDTEIVSYRNLQGGKIHNLSYKEVYDRIKRISNALESLGIKAGDRIAVLGWNDHRYFESYFSITGLGAVMLQLNQRLHLNDLDYILKHSEAKALLFDESLADIAKPLIKNNKLEFSILMSDDPSKVDVDIKGKLYNYEDLIKSFSPKKNYEEIDEKSAATACYTSGTTGKPKGVYYSHRSLILHGWSINTVMNIKPDDTFAAIVPLFHANGWGAHIAATMMGAKLVFPGRYTPESLANILLKEEVSVAAGAPAILIPLLEVLRKFDPKPKFNNLRFVSGATEPPLALMLQLKEFGINITHAYGATETTPLVTANLPKKKIKLLKEEEQIENARKQGLPVFGVEVKITDPAGNELPWDGKSIGELLIKGPWVAKQYYNDERSKEQFIDNWWKSGDAATIDPNGYVKIVDRIKDLIKSGGEWISSIDLENYLMAHPAVLEASVVGVPHPKWEERPIALVVLREEYKNKDFKELENLLKDHLSKRFAKWQIPDKIFFVNEIPKSSTGKFDKKTIRNLYKDALSK; encoded by the coding sequence ATGATAAAGGGATTTCCTTCAACTATGAATGATGATTATCAGCTTAATTTGTGGAAAATTATGGATTATGCAGCAAAAGTTCATTACGATACAGAAATTGTTTCATATAGAAATTTACAAGGAGGGAAAATTCATAATCTTAGCTATAAAGAGGTATATGATAGAATAAAAAGAATTTCTAATGCATTAGAATCTCTTGGTATAAAAGCTGGCGATAGAATAGCAGTTCTTGGATGGAACGATCACAGATATTTTGAATCTTATTTTTCAATAACTGGTTTAGGGGCTGTTATGTTACAATTAAACCAAAGGCTTCATTTAAATGATCTTGATTATATATTAAAACATTCAGAAGCAAAAGCGCTCTTGTTCGATGAATCTCTTGCTGATATAGCTAAACCACTTATAAAAAACAATAAACTAGAGTTCTCAATATTAATGAGCGATGATCCATCAAAAGTTGATGTAGATATAAAGGGAAAATTATACAATTATGAAGATTTAATAAAAAGTTTTTCTCCAAAGAAAAATTATGAAGAGATTGATGAAAAATCTGCTGCAACAGCTTGTTATACATCAGGAACAACTGGAAAACCAAAGGGAGTATATTATTCTCATAGAAGTTTAATTTTACATGGATGGTCAATAAATACTGTAATGAATATAAAACCTGATGATACTTTTGCAGCAATTGTCCCTCTATTTCATGCAAATGGATGGGGAGCGCATATTGCAGCAACAATGATGGGAGCTAAGCTAGTTTTTCCTGGAAGATATACGCCAGAAAGCTTAGCAAACATTTTATTAAAAGAAGAGGTAAGCGTTGCCGCTGGCGCACCTGCAATATTAATTCCCTTGCTTGAAGTACTTAGAAAGTTTGATCCTAAACCTAAGTTTAATAATTTAAGATTTGTTTCTGGAGCAACAGAGCCCCCATTAGCATTAATGCTTCAATTAAAGGAATTCGGAATTAATATTACACATGCTTATGGAGCAACAGAAACAACCCCTTTGGTTACAGCTAATTTACCAAAGAAAAAGATTAAGTTATTAAAGGAAGAAGAACAAATAGAAAATGCAAGAAAACAAGGTCTTCCGGTATTTGGAGTTGAAGTTAAGATAACTGACCCAGCTGGCAATGAGTTACCGTGGGATGGAAAAAGTATAGGAGAGCTTTTAATTAAAGGTCCTTGGGTTGCTAAACAATATTATAATGATGAGAGATCTAAAGAACAGTTCATTGATAATTGGTGGAAATCTGGCGATGCTGCTACAATAGATCCTAATGGTTATGTAAAAATTGTAGATCGTATAAAAGATTTAATAAAAAGTGGAGGAGAATGGATCTCTAGTATTGATTTAGAAAACTACTTAATGGCACATCCTGCAGTTTTAGAGGCTTCTGTTGTAGGAGTTCCACATCCTAAATGGGAAGAGAGGCCAATAGCATTAGTTGTTCTTAGGGAAGAATACAAAAATAAAGATTTTAAAGAACTAGAAAATTTATTAAAAGATCATTTATCAAAGAGGTTTGCTAAATGGCAGATACCTGATAAAATATTTTTTGTTAATGAAATACCAAAATCTTCAACCGGAAAATTTGATAAGAAAACAATTAGAAACTTATATAAAGATGCTTTATCTAAATAA
- a CDS encoding 3-hydroxyacyl-CoA dehydrogenase/enoyl-CoA hydratase family protein, with the protein MPKIERIGILGSGTMGHGIAEVSALYGYDVVMIDVSQEILDNAIKNIRNSLLKLMDKNKVEEVLNKIKVSTEYKDLKDVDLVIEAVPEKFEIKVKVLNEVEKYLKSETIIGTNTSTIPINDLANSTNRMDKFIGIHFMNPPVLMPLVEIILGNETSQETLNKVIEYVKSIKKDYVLVKKDVPGFLINRINMKTFLESIIMYEEGFTKEDIDTMTRFRLNFPMGFMELSDFVGIDTLYNAINEMIKRGEKIFIPKTLNELIKNGKFGVKTGSGFYEYPNKLFKKHNLIPKDSMFKLNPGRIIAVAANEAAYLIRNDIATKEDIEKAMTLGMNWPHGPLYFADHYGIDNIIKILEDRYNKTGFEFYLIDPYLKQISSTNLGTKNGKGFFEYIYLREDLGPVSYEKIEDHAVITIRRPNKLNALNEDVWRNIRIFLEKAEDDKSVKSVVLTGEGNSFCSGDDIEMMKNWKNSSIAKKWLDELAWPLINKMLNYTKPLIAAIKGYAFGGGMELTLLADIVISAENSIFSIPEVLIAAFPPIASPMGTYLTSRRISRYALTGDWLGAEEAKEIGIVDIIVPEDQLDIAVFEVTNKISKISPLSLKAVKNALNNSKTIFVNSLKNSLNELVILADSEDFKEGMNAFIEKRKPVYKGE; encoded by the coding sequence TTGCCTAAAATAGAAAGAATTGGAATTTTAGGTTCTGGGACAATGGGGCATGGTATTGCAGAGGTCTCAGCATTATATGGATATGATGTTGTTATGATAGATGTATCTCAGGAAATATTAGATAATGCAATTAAAAACATTAGAAATAGTCTATTAAAGCTAATGGATAAAAACAAGGTTGAAGAAGTTTTAAATAAAATTAAGGTATCAACTGAATATAAAGATTTGAAAGATGTAGATCTCGTTATTGAGGCTGTTCCTGAAAAATTTGAAATAAAAGTAAAGGTGTTAAATGAAGTAGAAAAATACTTAAAAAGTGAAACGATAATAGGGACTAATACATCAACAATTCCTATTAATGATTTGGCAAATTCAACAAATAGGATGGATAAATTCATTGGAATACATTTTATGAATCCCCCAGTGCTCATGCCATTAGTTGAAATCATTTTAGGTAATGAAACTTCTCAAGAAACACTAAATAAAGTAATTGAATACGTAAAATCAATTAAAAAAGATTATGTTTTAGTGAAAAAAGATGTTCCAGGATTTTTAATAAATAGGATTAATATGAAAACATTTCTTGAATCAATAATAATGTATGAAGAGGGATTTACAAAAGAAGACATCGATACTATGACAAGGTTTAGACTTAATTTCCCGATGGGATTTATGGAATTATCAGATTTCGTTGGTATTGATACCTTATACAATGCAATTAATGAAATGATAAAAAGAGGGGAGAAAATATTCATACCAAAGACGCTAAATGAATTAATTAAAAATGGAAAATTTGGAGTTAAAACTGGTTCAGGATTTTATGAATATCCTAATAAATTATTTAAAAAACATAACTTAATACCTAAGGATTCCATGTTTAAATTAAACCCTGGAAGAATTATTGCAGTTGCAGCAAATGAAGCTGCTTATTTAATAAGAAATGATATAGCAACTAAGGAAGACATAGAAAAAGCAATGACTTTAGGAATGAATTGGCCCCATGGTCCACTTTATTTTGCAGATCATTATGGAATTGATAACATAATAAAAATCTTAGAAGATAGATACAATAAAACAGGTTTTGAATTTTATTTAATTGACCCATATCTTAAACAAATTTCATCAACAAATCTAGGAACAAAAAATGGTAAAGGATTCTTTGAATATATCTATTTAAGAGAAGATTTAGGACCTGTATCATATGAAAAAATAGAAGATCATGCAGTTATAACAATTAGGAGACCTAATAAGCTAAATGCACTAAATGAAGATGTATGGAGAAACATTAGAATTTTTCTAGAAAAGGCTGAAGATGATAAAAGTGTTAAATCTGTTGTCTTAACTGGTGAAGGAAACTCTTTTTGCTCAGGGGATGATATAGAAATGATGAAGAATTGGAAAAATTCTTCAATAGCTAAAAAATGGCTTGATGAATTGGCTTGGCCCTTAATAAACAAAATGTTAAATTATACAAAACCATTAATTGCAGCAATCAAAGGTTATGCCTTTGGAGGGGGGATGGAATTAACTCTTTTGGCTGATATTGTTATATCAGCAGAAAATTCAATATTTTCAATACCTGAGGTCTTAATTGCAGCATTTCCACCAATAGCATCTCCAATGGGAACATATTTAACAAGTAGAAGGATTTCAAGATATGCTTTAACTGGTGATTGGTTAGGAGCTGAAGAAGCGAAAGAAATTGGTATTGTAGACATAATAGTTCCTGAAGATCAATTAGATATTGCAGTTTTTGAAGTTACAAATAAAATATCAAAGATCTCACCATTATCATTAAAGGCTGTCAAAAATGCATTAAATAATTCTAAAACTATTTTTGTTAACTCATTAAAGAATTCACTAAATGAACTTGTAATTTTAGCTGATAGCGAAGATTTCAAAGAAGGTATGAATGCATTTATAGAAAAAAGGAAGCCTGTTTATAAAGGAGAATAA
- a CDS encoding acyl-CoA dehydrogenase family protein, which yields METKSDIDLLRSSVREFSEKVLMPVAKKIDAENFISEDILNQVANMGYFALRVPDKYGGPNLSTLESAIVVEELARASGAVAVISGISGTMVAYPLVHYASEELKEEYLGRLSKGKIGAFALSEPCCGSDAANITTKAEIDGNDYVINGRKTWITNSTYADFFLVAARTGKQEDRHKGITIFVVDNKDCIEKSKLDMMGVRGSGTSELLFKDCRVPKENIVGEVNNGFKIIIDGINEGRVVTAAIGLGIMQAAFDESLNYAKIRETMGKPIIEHEMVQSMIADMKVKLEASRLLIYNAAQKIDNNEIDYPMWSSIAKYATAKWGVDVVRLAMQVEGGFGYSKESNVERYYRDIKGIEIGDGTNEIQKLVISRSLAGKITSVRK from the coding sequence ATGGAAACAAAATCTGATATAGATCTTTTAAGAAGTTCAGTTAGGGAATTTTCTGAAAAAGTATTGATGCCAGTTGCTAAAAAAATTGATGCTGAAAACTTTATTAGTGAAGATATTTTGAATCAAGTAGCAAACATGGGTTATTTTGCATTAAGGGTTCCTGATAAATATGGTGGGCCTAATTTGTCAACTCTTGAATCAGCAATAGTTGTTGAAGAACTAGCAAGAGCCTCTGGCGCTGTTGCAGTTATTTCTGGTATTTCTGGTACAATGGTAGCATATCCTTTAGTTCATTATGCAAGCGAAGAATTAAAAGAAGAATACTTAGGAAGATTAAGCAAAGGGAAAATTGGCGCGTTTGCATTAAGTGAGCCATGTTGTGGAAGTGATGCAGCTAATATAACTACAAAGGCAGAAATTGATGGTAATGATTATGTTATAAATGGAAGGAAAACATGGATTACAAACTCTACATATGCAGATTTCTTTTTGGTTGCTGCTAGAACAGGTAAGCAAGAGGATAGACATAAAGGGATAACAATATTTGTTGTTGATAATAAGGATTGCATTGAGAAAAGCAAACTAGATATGATGGGAGTTCGTGGTTCAGGAACAAGTGAATTGCTATTTAAAGATTGCAGAGTCCCAAAAGAAAACATTGTTGGTGAAGTAAATAATGGATTTAAGATAATTATTGATGGAATAAATGAAGGGAGAGTAGTAACTGCTGCCATTGGTTTAGGTATAATGCAGGCTGCATTTGATGAATCTCTAAATTATGCTAAGATAAGGGAAACTATGGGAAAACCAATTATTGAACATGAAATGGTTCAAAGCATGATTGCAGATATGAAAGTTAAATTGGAAGCATCTAGATTGTTAATTTATAATGCAGCACAAAAGATTGATAATAATGAAATTGATTACCCAATGTGGTCTTCTATTGCAAAATATGCAACTGCTAAATGGGGTGTTGATGTAGTTAGATTAGCAATGCAAGTTGAAGGAGGTTTTGGTTATAGCAAAGAAAGCAATGTAGAAAGATATTATAGAGATATTAAGGGAATTGAAATTGGAGATGGAACTAATGAAATCCAAAAGCTCGTTATATCTAGATCTTTAGCTGGTAAAATAACTTCTGTAAGAAAATAA
- a CDS encoding class I adenylate-forming enzyme family protein — translation MVVIHSKDVINKYVSEGWWDNITLIERFKRNVLKNPRRLAIIDPANKKDLADLNPERITYEELYERVLRGASFLLDKGIFKDKIVLVQFPNTIELVIAYLSSWLASSIISPIPLQWRSHEIRHVCNTIRPDIYMLIDKYKETDYISMAKDLANNECLGIKNIITLKEWHDITINYKIREDVNENYLNGNDIATIAWTSGTEADPKAAPLTHNNWGFLRFLYDGEKYQGGILNDGEVIAVSSPLINMAAIGVGLIPWIIVSGTLVLHHPFDPELFYKQLINEGVTFTLMVPAVVVSLLKQGLINEKLKLKYLAVGAAPPPPWTFIELNNKGIQPINIWGQNEGTGLFSTNENIEDLEKRARAFPWPHRNLKWKQIFYNAIETKIVDPAGNEINEPGQVGELCYKSPFTMAGYYNQPQFTKRSFDENGFFCTGDYFQVVDEKTIAFFDRKKDIVNRGGFKIPTAEVEDLLKKHPKILDAAVVGWPDQRLGEVVAAFVVVKQGETISLDEIKKFMDEQQVAKYKWPERLLIVEQIPRNPVGKVMKNVLREKVKELAKSNP, via the coding sequence ATGGTTGTTATACATAGCAAAGATGTAATAAATAAATATGTTAGTGAAGGTTGGTGGGATAACATAACATTAATTGAAAGATTTAAAAGAAATGTATTAAAGAATCCTAGGAGGTTAGCAATTATTGATCCAGCAAATAAAAAAGATTTAGCAGATTTAAATCCGGAAAGAATCACATATGAAGAATTGTATGAAAGAGTATTGAGAGGAGCATCATTTTTACTAGATAAAGGAATATTTAAAGACAAAATAGTTTTAGTTCAATTTCCCAACACTATTGAACTTGTTATAGCTTATTTATCCTCATGGCTTGCATCATCTATTATTTCACCCATACCTCTTCAGTGGAGATCCCATGAAATAAGACATGTGTGTAACACGATTAGACCTGATATTTACATGCTAATAGATAAATATAAGGAGACAGATTATATTTCAATGGCTAAGGATTTAGCAAACAATGAATGTCTAGGTATTAAAAATATAATAACATTAAAAGAATGGCATGATATAACTATTAATTATAAGATAAGAGAAGATGTAAATGAAAATTATTTAAATGGGAATGATATAGCAACTATTGCATGGACTTCTGGAACAGAAGCGGATCCAAAGGCAGCACCTTTAACACATAACAACTGGGGTTTTTTAAGATTTTTATATGATGGTGAAAAATATCAAGGCGGAATATTAAACGATGGTGAAGTAATAGCAGTTTCCTCTCCATTAATTAATATGGCAGCGATAGGCGTTGGATTAATACCCTGGATAATTGTTTCTGGAACATTGGTATTGCATCATCCTTTCGATCCAGAATTATTTTATAAACAATTAATAAATGAAGGTGTTACATTCACTCTAATGGTACCAGCAGTTGTAGTTTCTTTGCTAAAACAAGGGTTAATAAACGAAAAATTGAAGTTAAAATACTTAGCAGTAGGAGCTGCTCCACCACCACCTTGGACATTTATAGAATTAAATAACAAAGGGATACAACCAATAAATATATGGGGGCAAAATGAAGGCACAGGTCTTTTTTCTACAAATGAAAATATTGAGGATCTTGAAAAAAGAGCAAGAGCATTTCCATGGCCTCATAGAAACCTTAAATGGAAACAAATTTTTTATAATGCTATTGAAACAAAAATTGTAGATCCAGCGGGAAATGAAATAAATGAACCAGGTCAAGTTGGAGAACTGTGCTATAAGAGTCCTTTTACAATGGCAGGATACTATAATCAACCCCAATTTACTAAAAGATCTTTTGATGAAAATGGATTTTTCTGCACAGGAGATTATTTTCAGGTAGTTGATGAAAAAACTATAGCATTCTTTGATAGGAAAAAAGATATAGTAAACAGAGGTGGATTTAAAATACCAACAGCTGAAGTTGAAGATTTACTTAAAAAGCATCCTAAGATATTAGATGCAGCAGTTGTTGGATGGCCCGATCAAAGACTTGGAGAAGTAGTTGCTGCATTTGTTGTAGTTAAACAAGGTGAAACGATTAGTTTAGATGAGATAAAAAAGTTCATGGATGAGCAACAAGTTGCCAAATATAAATGGCCTGAAAGATTATTAATTGTTGAACAAATACCAAGAAACCCAGTTGGAAAAGTAATGAAAAATGTTTTAAGAGAAAAAGTTAAAGAATTAGCAAAATCAAATCCATAA
- a CDS encoding queuosine precursor transporter produces MLNFYIYSSNFQEAIIEMGAAMNTMILTWIFWIIGDAISTIFGAYIVKKYRNNYGLPTLIVLYSIYSVGANILASRITIYNIVIPFVVSGGTLIFPFVSQLDDMINEVYGRKRAYATIAVALIANILMATFILADAVLPVPSWEENANKYWLQFMVAAPRIMLASYLAFIVDELWNATIFAKLKSRAYKDEEAWKSNRKIVYLVLTRVFTSDISTMIIDSVVFYPIAFLGTLPANVVLNMIWMGALMKVILAIFNGPWYILYRILIKDVKREF; encoded by the coding sequence ATGTTAAATTTTTATATCTATTCATCAAATTTTCAAGAGGCAATAATTGAAATGGGAGCAGCAATGAATACAATGATATTAACTTGGATATTTTGGATAATAGGCGATGCAATAAGTACTATATTTGGTGCTTATATTGTAAAGAAATATAGAAATAACTATGGATTGCCTACATTAATTGTTTTATATTCTATTTATTCTGTAGGAGCAAATATTTTAGCATCGAGGATTACAATATATAATATAGTAATTCCATTCGTTGTCTCAGGTGGTACATTAATTTTTCCATTTGTAAGCCAGCTTGATGATATGATAAATGAAGTATATGGTAGAAAAAGAGCTTATGCAACTATAGCAGTTGCCTTAATTGCAAATATACTAATGGCCACATTTATTTTGGCAGATGCTGTGTTACCAGTCCCTTCATGGGAAGAAAACGCAAATAAATATTGGCTACAATTCATGGTTGCAGCACCTAGAATTATGCTTGCCTCATACCTTGCTTTCATAGTAGATGAACTTTGGAATGCAACAATATTTGCTAAACTTAAATCCAGAGCATATAAAGATGAAGAGGCCTGGAAATCAAATAGAAAGATTGTTTATCTTGTATTAACAAGAGTATTTACATCAGATATATCTACTATGATAATTGATAGCGTTGTTTTTTATCCCATTGCATTCTTAGGCACATTACCAGCAAATGTGGTATTAAATATGATTTGGATGGGAGCACTTATGAAAGTAATTCTTGCAATATTTAATGGACCATGGTATATTTTGTATAGAATATTAATTAAAGATGTTAAGAGAGAATTCTAA